TGGAGTGGCTGTGGACATTACGCAGGCAGGCGGGGAGGGTACATTGGCAATGCCCCTAGAGTTGGGTTTGGATAACCTGCTTTTCCGCTATGGCATCCGAGTCAACAAGGATTTGATTCAAGACTTGAATTTTGGCTATTTCCCGGTAATGGCGGGTAATTTTGGAAACCAAGAACAGATGGTGCCTTTGCCTTGGCCTTTCTTCATCCACGCAGGCAGGATGCAAGCGCACCCCATCACCAAAGGATTGGATGTGGTGAATTTCAGGTTTGCTAGTAGCCTGGACACGGTGAAAGCAGATGGGGTTCGTAAAACCCCTCTCATCTTTACTTCAGATTATAGCAGGATATTGGCAGCACCGGTGCGCGTGGCATTCAGTGATATGGAGCAGGAGCCGGATGTGGATTTGTTTGGCACTAAGAATTTACCTCTGGTTTATTTATTGGAAGGGGAGTTTACTTCGCTTTACAAAAACAGGTTTTTGCCGGAAGATTTTGCCCAGGAAGAGTTTAAAGAAAGTGGTAAAGGCAAGGTAGTAGTGATAGGTGATGGTGATGTTTTTCAAGTGGAGAGAAATCTGCAGGATGGGTCGCCATTGGTGTTGGGAGAGGATCCTTTCAGTCAGACTACCTTTGCAAATAAACTTTTCCTAAAAAACCTGACTCAGTATTTGGCAGATCCTGAAGGTATCATAGCTTCCAGAACCCGGACTTTCAAAATCCGCCCACTTGACAAGGTAAAAGTGGCTCAGCAGCGCGTATACTGGCAGGTGCTCAATGTACTGGCTCCTGTAGGGCTGCTTATGATTCTGGGTGGAATTAGCTGGTGGATTCGCAGGAAAAAATATACTGGGAAAGCAAACTAGGGTAGAATTCGCTGAAGTCTTGAAGAATTTTGCGAAGATTCAATTATCCGGGGGTTCGAATTAGATTTTATTTATAAATTTACCCCCATTCAAAAGTAAAAATTAAATAAGCCCTTCGATATGAAATTTATTGTTTCCTCTTCTGCTTTGTTAAAGCAGCTTTCGGCAATCAACGGTGTGGTGACTACCAATCCAGTGGTGCCAATTTTGGAAAACTTTCTTTTTGAGATCAAAGAAAGTACGCTGACCATCACGGCGTCTGATTTGCAGACCTCCATGATCACAGAAATAAGCGTGGAAGCCAAGGAAGATGGAAATATCGCAGTGCCGGCTAAAATTTTGATCGATACACTGAAGAATCTCCCTGAGCAACCAGTGACCTTCAGTATAGATCACGATACCTACGCGGTGGAAATCAGCTCCGATAATGGCCGATATAGACTGGCTGGAGAAAATGCTACTGATTTTCCGAAAATCCCGACGGTAAGTAATGCGACCTCGGTAGATATGTCCACAGAAGTGCTTTCTTCTGCGGTTTCCAATACCATTTTTGCTACCAGTTCAGATGAACTTCGCCCTGCAATGACCGGGGTGTACATCAACCTGAGCTCCACCAATACTACCTTTGTAGCTACAGATGGTCATAGATTGGTGAGATATAGAAGGGTGGATATCGCTTCTCAGGATGCCGCCAGCTTGATCATTCCCCGCAAGGCTTTGAATCTTCTGAAGTCAACTTTGCCTTCTGAAAATCTACCTGTGACTGTAGAGTTCAATCAGTCCAATGCCTATTTCAAGTTCAATAATATCAAAATGATCTGCCGTCTGATTGACGAGCGATTCCCTGATTATGAGAATGTGATTCCAGCAGAGAATCCCAATAAGATGACTATTGATAGAGCTGAGTTGCTTAGCTCTCTACGCCGTATCGCGATTTATGCCAATAAAACTACCCATCAGGTGAGGCTGAAGCTGACCGGAAGTGAGTTGATGATTTCTGCAGAGGACTTAGACTTCTCCAATGAAGCCAATGAGAGACTTTCCTGTGATCACGATGGGGAGGATATTGAAATCGGATTCAATGCTAAGTTTTTGGTAGAAATGCTGAATAACCTCGCTTGCAAGGAGGTGAGCCTGAAGTTTTCTGCACCAAACCGAGCGGGATTGATTTTACCTGCCGAGCAAGACGAAAATGAAGACATCCTGATGCTAGTGATGCCAGTGATGCTGAATAACTACGTATAAACAACCACGAACCATAAAACGAAAAGCCCGGAGTTTACTTCGGGCTTTTTTTGTGACCTTTGAGGTGTCATTCTGACTACAAAGTAAGAGGAATCTCCTCGAAGGTCTTGATTGTTTCAACCGCAGAATACGGAGGTTTTCGCCGAGAGTAAAAATGCAATTTAACGATCAATTAAGACGGATCTTGAGAATTTCTTCAGACCTGTAAAGTCATGAACAACTTTTTTTGCTGCGTCGCCGCTCCGATAATAAAAATCACTTTTTCTTCGCATCCCTCAACGACTTCAGATACAAGCCTTCCACCCTTTCCCTGGCCCAAGGGGTTTTTCGGAGGAATTTTAAACTTGACTTCACGGAAGGATCGTGCGTGAAGCAGCGTATGGTAATGCGCTCACCCAGTTCTTCCCATCCGTAGAACGTGACGAGATGCTCGACCATGTCGGCAAGCTTTACTCCGTGAAGGGGGTTGTTGGGTTGGGTTTCCAATGGGTAATTTAAAATGGGTGAATTTAAAATTATGAATTGTTTTGAATAACTCGGTCAGGAGGTATGAAAGTGAAGGATGAACTTCTTAGAAGTTGCTTAAAATTTAAGGAAAAGCTACATCGGTCTTCTAGCATGGGTCATCTAGCATTTTTTTATTTCCTTTCGATAAAATCCCAAAGATTGCCATACAAATCCTTAAAGACAGAAACTGTACCAAAGGCCTCTTCAGAAGGTTCTCTGATAAACTCTACTCCCTTTGCCCTATAGTTATGGTAATCCCGGTAGAAATTATCAGTGTATAAAAACAGGAAAACTCTCCCACCAGCTTGAAAGCCGATTTGGTTTCGCTGCAATTCATCGGCAGCTTTGGCCAGAAGTAAATGGCAGGTGGAGCCGGGAGGTGCTACCCTCACCCATCGCTTGACATCGCTGAGTACCGTATCCTCAATCAGGTGGAATCCTAAGGTGTTGGTGTAATATTCGATTGCCTCGTCATAATCCGGGACGAGCAGGGCAATTTGTCCGAGCTGTTGGTTCATAGGCGAAAATAAGACTTCCTGTACTTCTAATGCTCTTGATTAGGAAGTTTTTTCAGCGGAGGAATCAATGTCTTCTACAATAAAAATGGAGTTGTTGTTCAGATCATACAGTCCAAATTCATGAGTGCCCCAAGGCGTGTTTTTTCTGAGTTTTTCGGGTTTTAAGATTCCCTTGATCACCAGAGATTCAAAGTAGGGTTCAATGTTTTTTACAAAAATACGCACTACTGATCCGCCCAATAAGGGATCATCCGGAGTGTCTGCATGCCACTGAAGGTGGACTTCCACTTCTTCAAGCCTCATGCCAGCATACATGTGGTCACCAAATGTCCTGACAAACCCAAACTTATCCTCATACCACTTTAGATCTCTGGAGATATCCTGGGAAGGCAATACAGGCACAGCGCCAATGAATGTTGTTTTCAAAATCTTTTGGTTAAGGTGGATGTATGAAATAGCTCTAAAGGATAAAGAATAATTTACCAAAGCCCTGGGATTTTCCAAATAGCAAAGCTAATCATTGTTATAAAGGATAGTGATTATTTTGATTTTGTCGCGGTAATCAGCAGATAGTTTTAGTTTTTGTGAGAAAAGGAATAACTTATAATTCTGACTGATAATATCGTATCCATGAAATATTCCCTGCTCTTTGTATTTCTTCTAATTAGTTTGCTGTCATGCCAAGAGGGCGGTCAAAAGGCCATAGAAATCAATTACCCTGAGCGTCCAAATATAGTTTGGATCGTAAATGAAGACATGTCTCCTGAGCACCTGGGAGCTTATGGTGGGACTGGAGGTAAGACACCGGTTCTAGATTCACTGGCAAAAGCAGGGATGGTTTTTACCAATGCATTTTCCACGGCAGGGGTATGCGCGCCAAGTCGGGCGGCCTTGATTACCGGGGCCTATCAAACTTCTATAGGAGCGATGCATATGAGGACACTTTCTTTTTCTGCGGCTGCATCTGAGAATTATCCTTCGGACCATAAGTCCTACTCCGCAGTGATCCCTGCAGGTATGAAAGGATTTCCGGAATATCTTCGGATGGCGGGATATTATACCAGCAACAATGTCAAGCAAGATTATCAGTTTGAAGCTCCGGGTACCCTGTGGGACGAAAGCAGCCGTACTGCTCATTGGAGAAATAGAGAGGATCTGGATCAGCCGTTCTTCTCTATTTTCAATTATACAACTACTCATGAATCCCAAGTTTGGGCTAGGGAAAATGAAGAGCTGCTAGTAGATCCCGCTGACGTGACAGTGCCGCCGGTGTATCCAGATGATTCTATTACACGGAGGACTTTAGCACGCTTTATTACCAATGTGATGCGCTTTGACCAGCAAGTGGGAGAGTTGCTTCAGCAATTGAAAGATGATGGGCTTTATGAAAACACCATTATTTTCTACTATTCAGATCATGGGGACGGCATGCCCTATTACAAGCGGGAGCTATATGATAGAGGGCTTAGAGTGCCTCTTTTTGTGAAAGCCCCATTTCTTGAGCCAGGAACTGTCAATGAGCAGCTGGTGAGTTTTGTGGATTTTGGACCTACAGTTCTTTCTTTGGCAGGAGTGAAAATCCCCAACAACATGCAGGGGAGGGCATTTTTGGGCAACCAAAAAACCGAGCCAAGAAAATACATCTATGCAGCTCGAGACCGGATGGATTCCGAGGTGGATCGGGTGAGAGCAGTAAGTGATGGAAGATATAAATACATCAAAAACTACATGCCAGAGAAGCCAAATTATCAGAATATCCGCTATAGGCTGAGTAATCCATTGATGGTACACCTGCTGGAGCTGCATGAGCAGGGCGATTTGGATGCAAATCAAGAGCGTTGGTTTGACGAGAGCAAGCCTGATGAGGAACTCTACGATACCCAATCCGATCCATTTGAGTTTAATAATCTTGCCGAAAATCCTGAATACACAGAAAAGCTGACTGAGCTTCGGAATGCCCATCAGAAATGGCTGGAAGAATACGGAGATCTGGGGGCAGTGCCTGAAATGGAAATGGTCTATGAATGGTGGGGGAATCAAGAACAAGCACCAATGACCGATCCTGCGGAGGTAAGGTACGAGGAAGGAAAGGTATCACTCAGCTCTGCGACAGAAGGTGCATCTATTGGTTTTAAGAAAAGAGCATCAGATGCCTGGTCAGTATATCAGTTTGCCTTTGAGATGGATGCAGGTGATTCACTCTACATACTTGCACATAGAATTGGATACCAACCTAGCGAGGCAGGAATGGTATTAGAGGATTAAAAATAAAGTGGTTGATCTAGTGCCAGCAGCCGGCTTACTCTGCATCTAGGCAGGGAATTCCGGCTTTGGCATATTTCCCAAAAGGAGGTTTGATAGTATATTCTTCTATCCCTTTTTGAAAGTCAAAATTCTTCAATTGGTACTCAGGGGTATATCGTACCTCGTCCCAATATGTAGATCTCGGATCAGTTGCTCTGAGGTCATGGGTCTCTTCCATCCACTTCTGAAGCTTTTCTTTCATTTCTGCTTTTACGCTGGCGTAGGATTTATCCTCAGCCAGATTATTCAATTGGTAGGGATCAGCTACTACATCGTAAAGCTCCTCGGCAGGCCTTGACCCAAATGCCAACTCAAAGTAATCCGTACCTCCTGCTTCAGCTTTACCTTGCAGGTTCATGATCAGAAATTTGGTAATGGAATTATCCACGTCACCAAATTGACCTACCGACTGGTGCACACTGGGATCTCCGGCTGGGTTTCGCTCAGGCATCATATTTCTGATGTATAGGAATTGATGATCTCTGACTGCTCGCATAGGGTAGGAGAGGTCACCTTTGCGCACATTGGCATGGCGTTCTCGTTCTAGGTAAACCTGATCTCTGTCCTGCTTTTCCCCAGCTAGCAATGGCCATAGCGACTGTCCACTCATATTTTCCGGTGATAAGCCAGCAGCCTCCAAAAAGCTAGGTGCGAAATCCACGAAATTCACAAAATCATCGATTACGGTTCCAGCTTTCACCTTTTCAGGCCAGCGGATGACTAAGGGCATGCGTGTGCCGTAATCGTACAAGTTTGCTTTTGCCCGTGGAAAGGGCATTCCATTGTCACTGGTCATTACGATGATCGTATTATCCAGCTCGCCGGCTTCTTCCAGCATTTTGATCAGCTGTCCGCATTCTCTGTCGAAGCGTTCTACTTCGAAATAGTAATCCAGGATGTCATTTCTGACGCAGTCATTGTCTGGGAAAAAACCAGGAACACGCACCCCGGTTAGCGGCATTCCAGCCTGAATTCCGGTATTTGGCACATAAACCCTATGAGGATCTGTGCTGCCAAACCAGAATGTGAAGGCTTGCTCGGCGGGTTTTTCTGCAAGGAAAGTCTTGAAATCCTCATAGCTTTTGCCAGCTGGATTATGTTCCATTCCGCTTATTTTGAAATCTCCAGGTCCCCAGCCTTTGCGGGTAGAACCTGTGAAGTAACCTGCTTTTTCCAGTAAACTCACATAGGTGGGGTACTGAGCTGGGAATTCCGACCAGAGATTGCCTCCATCTTTATTTTGATGCGGGTACCTTCCCAATAAAACGGCTGCCCTAGAAGGCGAGCAGGAGGGGGAGGCGGTGTAGGCATTGGTAAACAAAGCTCCTTCGGCTGCCAAACGATCAAATGTAGGCGTACGAACTACGGGATCCCCATATACCCCGGCATGAGGAAAGGACCAATCATCGGCAATTAAAAAGAGCACATTGGGTTGGTCAGCTTTAGGAGCTGGTCCATGAAGGATATGAAAAAGTGAAAGCAATACAACTAGAAAAGGTGATGCAAGCATGGGTATAGGGTTTATCAAAATAAGTTACCTGGATATACGGAGTGAAGTTAGGAGCCTATAGCTCTTTGCCCACCTGGACAGCAGCCCGATGACTCCCACAGTAGAGATACAGGCTGAAGTGGCCTCAATTCTTAAGTTAAACATGTGCTATATTGCTTTAGTCTCCTTACTGGCAGAAAAGCGGATAGGCATAATAAGTTAAAACTCTTCTGGTGAGGAGGCAAGTGCTTAGGGAATAAATAGTTGTGGTGTGCTTTATTTGTTTTCCGGTAAATATATGTCAAAGGTAGCTCCTTCACCTGGTTCCCCTTTGGCTGTGATATAGCCATTGTGATTGTCCACTATCTTTTTGACAATGGCTAAGCCTATTCCTGTGCCTTTAAATTTTTCCTTGCCATGAAGACGCTGGAAAAGTTCAAATATCCGTTCGCTGTATTCATTTTCAAAACCTATGCCGTTGTCCTTAATCTGGATGTGGCAATATTGCTTACGGGGTGACAGTCTGGTGAGGTTAAACTCATCTCCCATTTTCTTTTCTGAAGAAATTATGATTTGGGTAGGCCTACCCTCAGCAGAAAACTTGAGGGAGTTACTGAAGAGGTTTTGCAAAAGCTGGCGAAACTGAAATGGGATGACCGGCAGGGTACAGAGCTTGTCGGAAATAATTTCAGCTTTAGCCTGAGTCAATTCTTCTTTGAGCTCGGACTGCACTTCTTCTATCAATTGATTTAAGTCTGTAGCTTCATACTTGCGTTCAGAAATCGTTGATCTGGAATAGGCCAAAAGGTCATCTATGAGTGTTTTCATCCTTTTGGCGGCATTGTTCATCCGGTCAAATAGTTGCTTGCCATGATCGCTGAGGTTTTCATATTCGGTCTCGACCAATAAGCTGGAAAATGCCTGGATTTTGCGTAGCGGCTCCTGCAGGTCATGGCTAGAAATATAAGCGAAGCTCTGAAGCTCCTTGTTCATATAAGCCAGTTCTTTTACATTGGCTGCAAGTTCATTGGTTCGCTCGATAACCAGTCTTTCTAGTTCGTCTGTGAACTTCTTTTGGTCATGGATATCTGTGCTAGATCCGACCCACATTTGGATATTCCCATCTTCATCATGCTGAGGAATGGCTCTGCTGAGTTGCCATCGATAGCTTCCATCATGCTTTCTGAACCTATGCTCAAACAGAAAGTCTTTGCCCGTGGTGACCGAGTGAATCCATGCCTCCAGGTTTTCGGCTCTATCATCGGGGTGTACCACATCCAGCCATCCTTTGGAGTCTAGTTCGGCAGGTGAATAGCCTGTATACTCATAGACAGATTGATTGAAATAGTTCAATTTTCCTTCACTATCCGCAGTCCAGATATGTTGAGGCAGCGTATTAGCCAGTAACCTGAACTTTTGCTCACTGGCTTCCAGTTTTTGTTGATTGGTCTTTTCCTCAGTGATGTCCCGTACTGTACCTAGGATTTTTTCAGGGATGCCTTGGTCGTTGTAAAATATCTTCCCCTGCAGTTCCTTCCATTTAATCCGGTTGTCTGGCATGATCAGGCGTGCTCGGTAGGATAATTTTCCGGTTTTCAGTGCAATTTCGTGAGCTTTGTTGCGTAGAGGGAGGTCGTCTGGATGAATGGCGGCCAAGAAATCCTGATGCGTGATTTGCTCATCAAAGGGGAGTTCATAGATTTCGTGCAATCTGCGGGAGGCTACCAGTTTCTTTTCTTCAATGTAAAATTCAAAAGTCCCCAGTTCACTCGCATCCAGGGCTAGATTTAACTTTTCCTCACTGGCTTTTATTTCCTTATGGGAAAGCACTTGTTGGGTTACATCGTGACCTATGGTAATGATGCCGTCGATTTCGCCATCAGCATTATAGAGTGCTTCAAAACTGAAATTGATATAAAGGGTGTCCAGCTCGCCATCCCGGAAGATCTGTACGGGAAGTTCTGAAGCGGAGAAGCGATTTCCTGTCAGGTATACATCTTCCAAAAGCGTCCGAAATCCCTGGTTTACTAACTCAGGCATCGCTTCAAGGATGGGTCTACCAGCTACCTCATGTTCAGTTCTTCCCCAGAGCTCCAGTGCTTTTTCATTGACGATCTCAGTGACAAATTCTTTCCCCCTGAAGGTAGCAATAGCTGCTGGCGCTTGCTTAATGATCAGACTTAGCTTTCTTTCCTTTCGCTCCAGTTTTTGGTTGAGCAAAACTTTCTGTGTGGTCTCTGTGCAAGTGACTAAAACGCCGGAAATAATGCCTTCATCATTTTTTGCGGGGCTATAACTGAATGTCCAGTACACGTCTTCTATTTTTCCATTTCGGAAAATTGGTATCAGTGAGTCTTCAAACCAAACGGACTCACCACTTTGCATGACTTGCTCTATCAGCGGACCTATGGTGTCCCAGATTTCTGGCCAGGCCTCTCTGCCATTCATGCCCAGGATGTGGGGATGCTTGCCTTCTGAGCCTAAGCTGGGACGATAGGCATCATTGTAAAAACAAATCAACTCTGGTCCCCACCATAAGAACTTTGGGAACTTGGAGCTGAGTAGAATGTCTAGGGTGGTTCTCAGACTTTGCGGCCAGGTGTCCTGGTGACCGAGGGAGGTTTCTGCCCAGTTTTTATTTCGAATCAATTTTCCCATCTCTCCCCCTCCAGAGGGAAAAGTGGTAGAGGTTGACTGCTGCTCTGTCATATAAGTTTTACTACGATTGTATCACAAAATTTTCTTTAGAGGGCTTTTTTGGAGTATTATCCAGACTACTCAGCCCTTTAAAAATCACATCCTTTAGCTTGGAGTATTCGGATGGTTTTCGGATAAAATGAAAGGCACCTTTTTCATAAAGCGCGCTGACTAAGGGTTCATCCATAGAGGTAGAATAGATGATAATGGGTAGTTTTTTGAATTGCTCGTGCTCCATGATTTCTGCCAGGCATTCAAATCCGGATTTCAGTGGCATATTCAAATCCAAGAAGATCACATCGGGCAATTCCTGGTTGTCCTGGTTCAGCAAAGTCATGAGTTCTACTCCATTATTTACCATAGTCAGACAGGTTTTCAAAGGAAGTTTCCTCAAGGAATCCTGAAAGAAAAATCTATCGTCCACGTCGTCATCAGCTAAAAATAATTTGATAGGTTCTACATTCATATTTAGAGGTGCCCAGTTTCAATTTGGTTAAATATACCACTATTCAGCCCAATTGTGGTTAGCGCTGGATTTTCTCCCATTTCACTAGCATACCGGAGGTGTTTTATACTTTGTTTTTAGTTTACGGATATATTGGTGAACCAAATGAATTTTTGACCCGATGCATTTTCATGTGTTGTAGCCATTTTTATGGGGCCAAACTGTTCTACATTATCCCAGGTGAAA
This genomic window from Algoriphagus sp. TR-M9 contains:
- a CDS encoding sulfatase family protein, which produces MLASPFLVVLLSLFHILHGPAPKADQPNVLFLIADDWSFPHAGVYGDPVVRTPTFDRLAAEGALFTNAYTASPSCSPSRAAVLLGRYPHQNKDGGNLWSEFPAQYPTYVSLLEKAGYFTGSTRKGWGPGDFKISGMEHNPAGKSYEDFKTFLAEKPAEQAFTFWFGSTDPHRVYVPNTGIQAGMPLTGVRVPGFFPDNDCVRNDILDYYFEVERFDRECGQLIKMLEEAGELDNTIIVMTSDNGMPFPRAKANLYDYGTRMPLVIRWPEKVKAGTVIDDFVNFVDFAPSFLEAAGLSPENMSGQSLWPLLAGEKQDRDQVYLERERHANVRKGDLSYPMRAVRDHQFLYIRNMMPERNPAGDPSVHQSVGQFGDVDNSITKFLIMNLQGKAEAGGTDYFELAFGSRPAEELYDVVADPYQLNNLAEDKSYASVKAEMKEKLQKWMEETHDLRATDPRSTYWDEVRYTPEYQLKNFDFQKGIEEYTIKPPFGKYAKAGIPCLDAE
- a CDS encoding VF530 family protein, with the translated sequence METQPNNPLHGVKLADMVEHLVTFYGWEELGERITIRCFTHDPSVKSSLKFLRKTPWARERVEGLYLKSLRDAKKK
- a CDS encoding sulfatase family protein; this translates as MKYSLLFVFLLISLLSCQEGGQKAIEINYPERPNIVWIVNEDMSPEHLGAYGGTGGKTPVLDSLAKAGMVFTNAFSTAGVCAPSRAALITGAYQTSIGAMHMRTLSFSAAASENYPSDHKSYSAVIPAGMKGFPEYLRMAGYYTSNNVKQDYQFEAPGTLWDESSRTAHWRNREDLDQPFFSIFNYTTTHESQVWARENEELLVDPADVTVPPVYPDDSITRRTLARFITNVMRFDQQVGELLQQLKDDGLYENTIIFYYSDHGDGMPYYKRELYDRGLRVPLFVKAPFLEPGTVNEQLVSFVDFGPTVLSLAGVKIPNNMQGRAFLGNQKTEPRKYIYAARDRMDSEVDRVRAVSDGRYKYIKNYMPEKPNYQNIRYRLSNPLMVHLLELHEQGDLDANQERWFDESKPDEELYDTQSDPFEFNNLAENPEYTEKLTELRNAHQKWLEEYGDLGAVPEMEMVYEWWGNQEQAPMTDPAEVRYEEGKVSLSSATEGASIGFKKRASDAWSVYQFAFEMDAGDSLYILAHRIGYQPSEAGMVLED
- the dnaN gene encoding DNA polymerase III subunit beta translates to MKFIVSSSALLKQLSAINGVVTTNPVVPILENFLFEIKESTLTITASDLQTSMITEISVEAKEDGNIAVPAKILIDTLKNLPEQPVTFSIDHDTYAVEISSDNGRYRLAGENATDFPKIPTVSNATSVDMSTEVLSSAVSNTIFATSSDELRPAMTGVYINLSSTNTTFVATDGHRLVRYRRVDIASQDAASLIIPRKALNLLKSTLPSENLPVTVEFNQSNAYFKFNNIKMICRLIDERFPDYENVIPAENPNKMTIDRAELLSSLRRIAIYANKTTHQVRLKLTGSELMISAEDLDFSNEANERLSCDHDGEDIEIGFNAKFLVEMLNNLACKEVSLKFSAPNRAGLILPAEQDENEDILMLVMPVMLNNYV
- a CDS encoding response regulator produces the protein MNVEPIKLFLADDDVDDRFFFQDSLRKLPLKTCLTMVNNGVELMTLLNQDNQELPDVIFLDLNMPLKSGFECLAEIMEHEQFKKLPIIIYSTSMDEPLVSALYEKGAFHFIRKPSEYSKLKDVIFKGLSSLDNTPKKPSKENFVIQS
- a CDS encoding VOC family protein yields the protein MKTTFIGAVPVLPSQDISRDLKWYEDKFGFVRTFGDHMYAGMRLEEVEVHLQWHADTPDDPLLGGSVVRIFVKNIEPYFESLVIKGILKPEKLRKNTPWGTHEFGLYDLNNNSIFIVEDIDSSAEKTS
- the gldG gene encoding gliding motility-associated ABC transporter substrate-binding protein GldG — encoded protein: MIKSSLHTVRPWLVLLGGGLLFVLLGQFLHFRIDLTEEKRFSLHPATEDILSELKEPLHVDILLVNDNLPGGFRRLQKAIEETVRTFNAYSSEKITFSYFDPLTVEESEREEFILSLADYGINPTNLSVNQQTGLQTKLIFPGILVSNATYETGALVLKGERGMSPDQILNQSIENLEFELSNAIRKLIAPESNAIAMIMGHGEMSDDEGFGLVEALDGDFELFKVPLEQAKTPADLAHFNIVFIQGPRESYTEREIYLLDQYVMNGGNLVVLLDGVAVDITQAGGEGTLAMPLELGLDNLLFRYGIRVNKDLIQDLNFGYFPVMAGNFGNQEQMVPLPWPFFIHAGRMQAHPITKGLDVVNFRFASSLDTVKADGVRKTPLIFTSDYSRILAAPVRVAFSDMEQEPDVDLFGTKNLPLVYLLEGEFTSLYKNRFLPEDFAQEEFKESGKGKVVVIGDGDVFQVERNLQDGSPLVLGEDPFSQTTFANKLFLKNLTQYLADPEGIIASRTRTFKIRPLDKVKVAQQRVYWQVLNVLAPVGLLMILGGISWWIRRKKYTGKAN
- a CDS encoding VOC family protein, with product MNQQLGQIALLVPDYDEAIEYYTNTLGFHLIEDTVLSDVKRWVRVAPPGSTCHLLLAKAADELQRNQIGFQAGGRVFLFLYTDNFYRDYHNYRAKGVEFIREPSEEAFGTVSVFKDLYGNLWDFIERK
- a CDS encoding PAS domain S-box protein, with the protein product MTEQQSTSTTFPSGGGEMGKLIRNKNWAETSLGHQDTWPQSLRTTLDILLSSKFPKFLWWGPELICFYNDAYRPSLGSEGKHPHILGMNGREAWPEIWDTIGPLIEQVMQSGESVWFEDSLIPIFRNGKIEDVYWTFSYSPAKNDEGIISGVLVTCTETTQKVLLNQKLERKERKLSLIIKQAPAAIATFRGKEFVTEIVNEKALELWGRTEHEVAGRPILEAMPELVNQGFRTLLEDVYLTGNRFSASELPVQIFRDGELDTLYINFSFEALYNADGEIDGIITIGHDVTQQVLSHKEIKASEEKLNLALDASELGTFEFYIEEKKLVASRRLHEIYELPFDEQITHQDFLAAIHPDDLPLRNKAHEIALKTGKLSYRARLIMPDNRIKWKELQGKIFYNDQGIPEKILGTVRDITEEKTNQQKLEASEQKFRLLANTLPQHIWTADSEGKLNYFNQSVYEYTGYSPAELDSKGWLDVVHPDDRAENLEAWIHSVTTGKDFLFEHRFRKHDGSYRWQLSRAIPQHDEDGNIQMWVGSSTDIHDQKKFTDELERLVIERTNELAANVKELAYMNKELQSFAYISSHDLQEPLRKIQAFSSLLVETEYENLSDHGKQLFDRMNNAAKRMKTLIDDLLAYSRSTISERKYEATDLNQLIEEVQSELKEELTQAKAEIISDKLCTLPVIPFQFRQLLQNLFSNSLKFSAEGRPTQIIISSEKKMGDEFNLTRLSPRKQYCHIQIKDNGIGFENEYSERIFELFQRLHGKEKFKGTGIGLAIVKKIVDNHNGYITAKGEPGEGATFDIYLPENK